The following are encoded in a window of uncultured Pseudomonas sp. genomic DNA:
- a CDS encoding c-type cytochrome, translated as MNLIKKILVAPATVLALWAVTAQATTDDAIAERLKPVGQVCVMGEECKGVGAVAVAAGGAARTADDIIAKHCGACHTPGILGAPKIGDTAAWKERADHQGGLDGILAKAISGINAMPPKGTCADCSDDELRAAIQKMSGL; from the coding sequence GTGAACCTGATTAAAAAGATCCTGGTAGCACCGGCTACCGTATTGGCCCTGTGGGCAGTGACTGCTCAGGCCACGACCGACGATGCCATTGCCGAGCGCCTGAAGCCGGTTGGCCAAGTCTGTGTGATGGGCGAAGAGTGCAAGGGTGTCGGTGCTGTCGCTGTTGCCGCTGGCGGTGCTGCGCGTACGGCCGATGACATCATCGCCAAGCACTGTGGCGCCTGCCATACCCCGGGTATTCTGGGTGCGCCGAAGATTGGCGACACTGCAGCCTGGAAAGAGCGCGCTGACCACCAGGGCGGCCTCGACGGCATCCTGGCCAAGGCCATTTCCGGGATCAACGCCATGCCGCCGAAAGGCACCTGCGCGGATTGCTCGGACGATGAGCTGCGTGCAGCTATCCAAAAGATGTCCGGCCTGTAA
- a CDS encoding xanthine phosphoribosyltransferase codes for MEALKQKIRDEGTVLSEHVLKVDAFLNHQIDPALMQQIGHEFAQRFAGQGITKIVTIEASGIAPAVMAGLELGVPVIFARKYQSLTLTENLYISKVFSFTKQTESTLAISSKHLNAEDHVLLIDDFLANGHAAHALIDLIGQAGASIAGIGVVIEKSFQRGRAELDEQGYRVESLARIASLKDGLVSFID; via the coding sequence GTGGAAGCGCTGAAACAGAAGATTCGCGATGAAGGCACCGTGCTCTCGGAGCACGTACTCAAGGTCGATGCCTTTCTCAATCACCAGATTGATCCGGCACTGATGCAGCAGATCGGTCATGAGTTTGCCCAGCGCTTCGCCGGCCAAGGCATCACCAAGATTGTCACCATTGAAGCCTCAGGCATTGCCCCCGCGGTGATGGCGGGCCTGGAACTGGGCGTGCCGGTGATCTTCGCCCGCAAGTACCAATCCCTCACGCTCACCGAAAACCTGTATATCTCCAAGGTGTTTTCCTTCACCAAGCAGACCGAAAGCACCCTGGCCATCTCGTCCAAGCACCTCAACGCCGAAGATCACGTGCTGCTGATCGACGACTTCCTCGCTAACGGCCATGCTGCCCACGCCCTGATCGACCTGATCGGTCAGGCGGGCGCGAGCATCGCGGGCATTGGTGTGGTGATCGAAAAGTCTTTCCAGCGCGGCCGCGCCGAGCTGGATGAGCAGGGCTACCGGGTCGAGTCGCTGGCACGCATCGCCTCGCTGAAAGATGGCCTGGTCAGCTTTATCGACTGA
- the rep gene encoding DNA helicase Rep, which produces MSRLNPRQQEAVNYVGGPLLVLAGAGSGKTSVITRKIAHLVQNCGIQARHIVAMTFTNKAAREMKERVGSLLKGPEARGLTVSTFHNLGMNIIRKEYAALGYKPGFSIFDEGDIKALLSDIMQKEYAGDDGIDEIKNYIGSWKNDLVLPEQALAESRNPKEQTAAIVYLHYQRTLKAYNAVDFDDLILMPVKLFQERPDILEKWQNRIRYLLVDEYQDTNASQYLLVKLLVGMRNQFTVVGDDDQSIYAWRGARPENLMLLKEDYPSLKVVMLEQNYRSTSRILKCANILIANNPHAFEKQLWSEMGMGDEIRVIRCRNEDAECERVALEILTEHLRTDRPYSDYAILYRGNYQAKLMELKLQHHQIPYRLSGGTSFFARQEVKDLMSYFRLLVNPDDDNAFLRVINVPRREIGSSTLEKLGNYATERKISMYAATGEIGLGETLDARFTERLARFTRWMDRVRQECAQNDPIAAIRSMVMDIDYENWLRQNASNDKVADARMGNVWFLVEALKNTLERDEDGDMTIEDAIGKLVLRDMLERQQEEEDGAEGVQMMTLHASKGLEYPSVYILGVEEEILPHRSSIEADTVEEERRLAYVGITRAKRNLTMTFAAKRKQYGEIIDCSPSRFLDELPPEDLIWEGQEDAPAEVKAATGNSALANMRAMLKK; this is translated from the coding sequence ATGTCCCGACTGAACCCCCGGCAGCAGGAAGCCGTGAACTATGTCGGCGGCCCTCTTTTGGTGCTCGCCGGCGCAGGCTCCGGCAAGACCAGCGTAATTACCCGCAAGATTGCCCACCTGGTGCAGAACTGCGGCATCCAGGCGCGGCATATCGTCGCCATGACCTTTACCAACAAGGCCGCGCGCGAGATGAAGGAGCGCGTCGGAAGCCTGCTCAAGGGGCCAGAAGCGCGCGGCCTGACGGTGTCGACCTTCCACAACCTGGGCATGAACATCATCCGCAAGGAATACGCCGCGCTGGGCTACAAACCAGGCTTCTCGATCTTCGATGAGGGCGATATCAAGGCGCTGCTGTCGGACATCATGCAGAAGGAATATGCCGGCGACGACGGCATCGATGAGATCAAGAACTACATCGGCAGCTGGAAGAACGATCTGGTGCTGCCCGAGCAAGCCCTTGCCGAGTCACGCAACCCCAAAGAGCAGACCGCAGCGATCGTCTACCTGCATTACCAGCGCACGCTGAAAGCGTATAACGCGGTGGACTTCGACGACCTGATCCTGATGCCGGTGAAGCTGTTCCAGGAGCGCCCGGACATTCTGGAGAAGTGGCAGAACCGCATCCGCTACCTGCTGGTCGATGAATACCAGGACACCAACGCCAGCCAGTACCTGCTGGTGAAGCTGCTGGTGGGCATGCGCAATCAGTTCACCGTGGTTGGCGACGATGACCAGTCGATCTACGCCTGGCGCGGCGCACGCCCGGAAAACCTGATGCTGCTGAAAGAGGATTACCCGTCGCTGAAGGTGGTGATGCTCGAGCAGAACTACCGTTCCACCAGCCGCATTTTGAAGTGCGCCAACATCCTTATCGCCAACAACCCGCACGCCTTCGAAAAACAGCTGTGGAGCGAAATGGGCATGGGCGACGAGATTCGCGTGATCCGCTGCCGCAACGAGGACGCCGAATGCGAGCGGGTGGCCCTGGAAATTCTCACCGAGCATTTGCGCACTGACCGCCCCTACAGCGACTACGCCATCCTCTATCGCGGCAACTACCAGGCCAAGCTGATGGAGCTGAAATTGCAGCACCATCAAATTCCTTATCGCCTGAGTGGCGGCACCAGCTTCTTTGCCCGCCAGGAGGTGAAGGACCTGATGAGTTACTTCCGCCTGCTGGTCAACCCGGATGACGACAACGCCTTCCTGCGGGTGATCAACGTGCCGCGCCGCGAGATCGGCTCGAGCACCCTGGAGAAGCTCGGCAACTACGCCACCGAACGCAAGATCAGCATGTACGCCGCCACCGGCGAAATCGGCCTGGGCGAGACACTGGATGCGCGCTTTACCGAGCGCCTGGCGCGCTTTACCCGCTGGATGGATCGGGTACGCCAGGAGTGCGCGCAGAATGACCCGATCGCCGCAATCCGCAGCATGGTCATGGACATCGACTACGAGAACTGGCTGCGACAGAACGCCTCCAACGACAAGGTCGCCGATGCGCGCATGGGCAACGTCTGGTTCCTCGTTGAAGCGCTGAAGAACACCCTGGAGCGCGATGAAGACGGCGACATGACCATCGAGGACGCCATCGGCAAGCTGGTACTGCGCGACATGCTCGAACGTCAGCAAGAGGAAGAGGACGGCGCCGAGGGCGTGCAGATGATGACCCTGCATGCCTCCAAGGGCCTGGAGTATCCCTCGGTGTATATCCTCGGGGTTGAGGAAGAAATCCTCCCGCACCGCTCCAGCATCGAGGCCGATACGGTTGAAGAGGAGCGCCGCCTGGCCTATGTCGGCATCACCCGCGCCAAACGCAACCTGACCATGACCTTTGCCGCCAAGCGCAAACAGTATGGCGAGATCATCGACTGCTCGCCGAGCCGCTTTCTCGACGAGCTGCCGCCCGAGGACCTGATCTGGGAAGGCCAGGAAGACGCCCCGGCCGAAGTCAAGGCGGCCACCGGTAACTCGGCACTGGCCAATATGCGCGCCATGCTGAAAAAATAA
- a CDS encoding bifunctional diguanylate cyclase/phosphodiesterase codes for MSAFIEPLRLLLLAETPAWAQLLRERLSALGSGYALITAPSWEAASTLFDKTSNALLLTTAQYLPAPGRCSLPIILLLDSEPNAVPEGVSDWLVRDQLSVEVLRRCLRYAGERGKLHDSLRRLGEQDTLTGIANRQGFLNLLAARLAEYAGRGLTLGHLDLDNFRHANDALGYQGGDSLILQVVARIKAQLQDGDQLARLGSDEFALLLDSRRDPQRAERLAAKLSEALGEPYWINGESLLVGCSLGLAHSRPGNSADTLMWHAHIAMQQAKSQQGCSFYRYDERINRSARNQADQESELRRALRRDELVLHYQPRLCLQTGRIVGLEALVRWQHSEHGLLAPNEFIPLAEESGLIVPLGYWVISRALRDMQWLRGRGVPPLHMAINLSFRQFQDSQLLPTLSRLIEERGVDAQWLEFELTETAVMRRSDQVQQTMLALGRLGVRFSLDDFGTGFSSFVHLNSLPITLLKIDKSFVGGMGERAENRQLVRAMINLAHNLNLQVVGEGVEDAEQLALLRQYGCDQVQGYLISKALPLSELVRFMVFGMRQPLPGVNNG; via the coding sequence TTGTCTGCGTTTATCGAACCATTACGCTTGCTCCTGTTGGCGGAGACGCCCGCCTGGGCGCAGTTGCTGCGCGAGCGCCTGAGTGCCTTGGGCAGTGGTTATGCGCTGATAACGGCGCCGTCCTGGGAAGCCGCCAGCACGCTGTTCGATAAAACCAGTAACGCCCTGCTGCTGACCACCGCCCAGTATCTGCCGGCCCCGGGGCGCTGTTCCCTGCCGATTATCCTGCTGCTGGATAGCGAGCCCAACGCTGTGCCTGAAGGGGTGAGCGACTGGCTGGTGCGTGATCAGCTGAGTGTCGAGGTGCTGCGCCGCTGCCTGCGTTATGCCGGCGAGCGCGGCAAACTGCATGACAGCCTGCGGCGTCTGGGCGAGCAGGACACGTTGACCGGGATTGCCAACCGCCAGGGGTTTCTCAATCTGCTGGCCGCGCGTTTGGCTGAATACGCAGGGCGTGGGCTGACCCTCGGCCATCTCGACCTGGACAACTTCCGTCACGCCAACGATGCCCTTGGCTACCAGGGCGGTGACAGCTTGATCCTGCAGGTGGTGGCGCGGATCAAGGCGCAGCTGCAAGACGGCGATCAGCTGGCGCGCCTCGGCAGCGATGAATTTGCCCTGTTACTCGACAGCCGGCGCGATCCGCAGCGCGCTGAACGGCTGGCGGCAAAACTTAGTGAAGCCCTCGGCGAACCCTACTGGATCAACGGCGAAAGCCTACTGGTCGGGTGCAGCCTGGGCCTGGCGCATTCGCGACCCGGCAACAGTGCCGACACGCTGATGTGGCATGCACACATCGCCATGCAGCAGGCCAAAAGTCAGCAGGGGTGCAGCTTCTACCGCTATGACGAGCGGATCAACCGCAGCGCACGCAATCAGGCCGACCAGGAAAGCGAGCTGCGTCGTGCCCTGCGCCGCGATGAGCTGGTGCTGCATTACCAGCCGCGCCTGTGCCTGCAGACCGGGCGTATCGTCGGCCTAGAGGCGCTGGTGCGCTGGCAGCACAGCGAGCACGGCCTGCTGGCCCCCAATGAGTTCATCCCGTTGGCAGAGGAAAGCGGGCTGATCGTGCCGTTGGGCTATTGGGTGATCTCCCGCGCCTTGCGTGACATGCAATGGCTGCGCGGGCGTGGGGTGCCGCCGCTGCACATGGCGATCAACCTATCGTTCCGCCAGTTTCAGGACAGCCAGTTACTGCCGACCCTCAGTCGCTTGATTGAGGAGCGTGGAGTGGATGCGCAGTGGCTGGAGTTTGAGCTGACCGAAACCGCGGTGATGCGCCGCAGTGATCAGGTGCAGCAGACCATGCTGGCGCTGGGACGTCTGGGCGTACGTTTCTCGCTGGACGACTTTGGCACCGGTTTCTCCTCTTTTGTGCACCTGAACAGCCTGCCGATTACCTTGCTGAAAATCGACAAGAGCTTTGTCGGCGGCATGGGTGAGCGCGCCGAGAATCGTCAGCTGGTGCGGGCGATGATCAATCTGGCGCACAACCTCAACTTGCAGGTGGTCGGTGAGGGCGTCGAGGACGCCGAGCAGCTGGCGTTGCTGCGTCAATACGGCTGCGATCAGGTGCAGGGTTACCTGATCAGCAAGGCGCTGCCGCTCAGTGAGTTGGTGCGGTTTATGGTGTTTGGCATGCGGCAGCCTCTGCCGGGTGTTAATAACGGCTAG